A single Gasterosteus aculeatus chromosome 2, fGasAcu3.hap1.1, whole genome shotgun sequence DNA region contains:
- the ogg1 gene encoding N-glycosylase/DNA lyase isoform X1: protein MAEHALLLPVGNMWRYLACAKSELRLDLTLACGQSFRWRETAEGHWTGVMGGRVWTLSQTDEALRYHVHRSSGGRGEPAGPRERRAGVPLHTEGSSGGSSAGAVKKEKEEEKPVTEDTDEEAEMLRDYFQLNVSLGDLYLQWGAADPHFQRIAASFPGVRVLRQDPTECLFSIICTANNHISRIHGMVDRLCQDLGAPLGTLDGTSYHDFPSLSALAGGGVEARLRDLGFGYRAPFLQRSAAQILAGDGPQWLEGLRTAPYAEAHKALCALPGVGAKVANCVCLMSLDKAEAVPVDTHVWQIAKRDYGYTAGKAQKSIPDKLQRDLGRYRRAPHGGVLQDAVGSSRRLGAVGAVLCRTQEVPTTEGNGAAEERGRGREGGDGSSRGREGRGKWKCEGREEQAGASQESEDVGLRE, encoded by the exons ATGGCCGAAcacgcgctgctgctgccggtggGAAACATGTGGCGATATCTGGCCTGCGCCAAGTCCGAGCTGCGTCTGGATCTCACTCTCGCCTGCGGACAATCCTTCCG CTGGAGGGAAACCGCGGAAGGCCACTGGACCGGAGTGATGGGAGGGCGCGTCTGGACTCTGAGCCAGACGGACGAGGCTCTCCGGTACCACGTCCACAGGAGCTCAGGCGGGCGAGGAGAGCCGGCGGGGCCCCGGGAGAGGAGAGCGGGTGTTCCCCTCCACACGGAAGGGTCGTCAGGAGGGAGCTCCGCAGGAGctgtgaagaaggagaaggaggaggagaagccggtGACCGAGGACACCGATGAGGAAGCGGAGATGCTGAGGGACTACTTCCAGCTGAACGTCAGTCTGGGGGATCTGTACCTGCAGTGGGGAGCAGCAGACCCCCACTTCCAGCGCATCGCAGCCTCCTTCCCAG GCGTGCGAGTGCTTCGCCAGGACCCCACCGAgtgtctgttctccatcatctgCACCGCCAACAACCACATCTCCCGTATACACGGCATGGTGGACAGGCTGTGTCAGGATCTGGGCGCCCCGCTGGGCACGCTGGACGGAACCTCTTACCACGACTTCCCCTCCCTGTCTGCGCTCGCTG GCGGCGGCGTGGAGGCCCGTCTGAGGGATCTGGGTTTCGGATACAGGGCTCCGTTCCTCCAGCGGAGCGCAGCGCAGATCCTGGCCGGCGACGGGCCCCAATGGCTCGAGGGTCTCCGGACCGCCCCGTACGCGGAGGCGCACAAGGCCCTGTGCGCTCTCCCCGGCGTGGGCGCCAAG GTGGCGAACTGCGTGTGTCTGATGTCCCTGGACAAGGCCGAGGCCGTGCCCGTGGACACGCACGTGTGGCAGATCGCCAAGCGGGACTACGGATACACGGCCGGCAAAGCACAGAAGAGCATCCCCGACAAACTGCAACGGGACCTCGGTCGGTACCGGCGTGCACCTCACGG GGGAGTTCTTCAGGACGCTGTGGGGTCCTCGCGCCGGTTGGGCGCAGTCG GTGCGGTTCTGTGCCGAACTCAAGAAGTTCCAACCACTGAGGGAAACGGCGCAGCTGAagaaagaggacgaggacgagaagGAGGTGACGGTAGCTCGCGAGGGCGCGAAGGCCGAGGGAAGTGGAAATgcgaagggagggaggaacaagccGGCGCGTCACAAGAAAGCGAAGACGTCGGCCTgagggagtga
- the ogg1 gene encoding N-glycosylase/DNA lyase isoform X2, which yields MAEHALLLPVGNMWRYLACAKSELRLDLTLACGQSFRWRETAEGHWTGVMGGRVWTLSQTDEALRYHVHRSSGGRGEPAGPRERRAGVPLHTEGSSGGSSAGAVKKEKEEEKPVTEDTDEEAEMLRDYFQLNVSLGDLYLQWGAADPHFQRIAASFPGVRVLRQDPTECLFSIICTANNHISRIHGMVDRLCQDLGAPLGTLDGTSYHDFPSLSALAGGGVEARLRDLGFGYRAPFLQRSAAQILAGDGPQWLEGLRTAPYAEAHKALCALPGVGAKVANCVCLMSLDKAEAVPVDTHVWQIAKRDYGYTAGKAQKSIPDKLQRDLGEFFRTLWGPRAGWAQSVRFCAELKKFQPLRETAQLKKEDEDEKEVTVAREGAKAEGSGNAKGGRNKPARHKKAKTSA from the exons ATGGCCGAAcacgcgctgctgctgccggtggGAAACATGTGGCGATATCTGGCCTGCGCCAAGTCCGAGCTGCGTCTGGATCTCACTCTCGCCTGCGGACAATCCTTCCG CTGGAGGGAAACCGCGGAAGGCCACTGGACCGGAGTGATGGGAGGGCGCGTCTGGACTCTGAGCCAGACGGACGAGGCTCTCCGGTACCACGTCCACAGGAGCTCAGGCGGGCGAGGAGAGCCGGCGGGGCCCCGGGAGAGGAGAGCGGGTGTTCCCCTCCACACGGAAGGGTCGTCAGGAGGGAGCTCCGCAGGAGctgtgaagaaggagaaggaggaggagaagccggtGACCGAGGACACCGATGAGGAAGCGGAGATGCTGAGGGACTACTTCCAGCTGAACGTCAGTCTGGGGGATCTGTACCTGCAGTGGGGAGCAGCAGACCCCCACTTCCAGCGCATCGCAGCCTCCTTCCCAG GCGTGCGAGTGCTTCGCCAGGACCCCACCGAgtgtctgttctccatcatctgCACCGCCAACAACCACATCTCCCGTATACACGGCATGGTGGACAGGCTGTGTCAGGATCTGGGCGCCCCGCTGGGCACGCTGGACGGAACCTCTTACCACGACTTCCCCTCCCTGTCTGCGCTCGCTG GCGGCGGCGTGGAGGCCCGTCTGAGGGATCTGGGTTTCGGATACAGGGCTCCGTTCCTCCAGCGGAGCGCAGCGCAGATCCTGGCCGGCGACGGGCCCCAATGGCTCGAGGGTCTCCGGACCGCCCCGTACGCGGAGGCGCACAAGGCCCTGTGCGCTCTCCCCGGCGTGGGCGCCAAG GTGGCGAACTGCGTGTGTCTGATGTCCCTGGACAAGGCCGAGGCCGTGCCCGTGGACACGCACGTGTGGCAGATCGCCAAGCGGGACTACGGATACACGGCCGGCAAAGCACAGAAGAGCATCCCCGACAAACTGCAACGGGACCTCG GGGAGTTCTTCAGGACGCTGTGGGGTCCTCGCGCCGGTTGGGCGCAGTCG GTGCGGTTCTGTGCCGAACTCAAGAAGTTCCAACCACTGAGGGAAACGGCGCAGCTGAagaaagaggacgaggacgagaagGAGGTGACGGTAGCTCGCGAGGGCGCGAAGGCCGAGGGAAGTGGAAATgcgaagggagggaggaacaagccGGCGCGTCACAAGAAAGCGAAGACGTCGGCCTga